Proteins from one Actinomycetes bacterium genomic window:
- the tal gene encoding transaldolase, producing MTDSLRGQTDSLRGQTDSPRGQTDSLRQLSEAGVAIWLDDMSRRRLATDDLADLIRDKHVVGVTTNPTIFQKAITESDLYDRQLRDLAVRGVDVEEAVRMVTTFDVRWACDVLRPVYEASGGSDGRVSIEVDPRLAHETERTIAEARQLWWLVDRPNLFIKIPATKPSLPAIAQCLAEGISINVTLIFGLERYSEVMDAFLQGVERARVAGHDLTNLASVASFFVSRVDTEVDKRLEKIGSANVGDLRGKAAIANAQLAFERYEQVFSGERWQALAAAGAKPQRPLWASTGVKDPSYDDTQYVVELIASGIVNTMPEATLDAVADHGVVRGDTIRPAYAGAHQVMADLASAGIDMDDVVEVLEIEAVEKFETSWTDLLDSTKSELERLAKEADAGATGAGE from the coding sequence ATGACTGATTCACTTCGTGGGCAGACTGATTCACTTCGTGGGCAGACTGATTCACCTCGTGGGCAGACCGATTCCCTGCGACAGCTCTCCGAGGCCGGCGTCGCCATCTGGCTCGACGACATGAGCCGGAGGCGGCTGGCCACCGACGACTTGGCCGACCTGATCCGTGACAAGCACGTCGTCGGGGTGACGACCAACCCGACCATCTTCCAGAAGGCCATCACCGAGAGCGACCTCTACGACCGCCAGCTGCGCGACCTCGCCGTCCGGGGGGTCGACGTCGAGGAAGCCGTGCGGATGGTGACGACCTTCGACGTGCGTTGGGCCTGCGACGTCCTGCGCCCCGTCTACGAGGCCAGCGGCGGCTCCGACGGACGGGTGTCGATCGAGGTCGACCCGCGCCTCGCGCACGAGACCGAGCGGACCATCGCCGAAGCCCGCCAGCTCTGGTGGCTCGTCGACCGGCCGAACCTCTTCATCAAGATCCCGGCGACCAAGCCCAGTCTCCCGGCGATCGCTCAGTGCCTGGCGGAGGGCATCAGCATCAACGTGACCCTGATCTTCGGTCTCGAGCGCTACTCCGAGGTCATGGACGCCTTCCTGCAGGGCGTGGAGCGTGCCAGGGTGGCCGGGCACGACCTGACCAACCTGGCGTCCGTCGCGTCGTTCTTCGTCAGCCGGGTCGACACCGAGGTCGACAAGCGGCTGGAGAAGATCGGGTCGGCGAACGTAGGCGACCTGCGCGGCAAGGCGGCGATCGCCAATGCCCAGCTCGCCTTCGAGCGCTACGAGCAGGTCTTCTCGGGTGAGCGCTGGCAGGCACTGGCGGCCGCCGGGGCGAAGCCGCAGCGGCCGCTGTGGGCCTCCACCGGAGTCAAGGACCCGTCCTACGACGACACGCAGTACGTCGTCGAGCTGATCGCCTCGGGCATCGTCAACACGATGCCGGAGGCGACGCTGGACGCCGTCGCCGACCACGGCGTGGTCCGCGGCGACACCATCCGGCCGGCCTACGCCGGCGCCCACCAGGTCATGGCGGACCTGGCCTCGGCGGGCATCGACATGGACGACGTCGTCGAGGTGCTCGAGATCGAGGCGGTCGAGAAGTTCGAGACGTCCTGGACCGACCTCCTCGATTCGACCAAGTCCGAGCTCGAGCGCCTGGCGAAGGAAGCGGACGCCGGGGCGACCGGGGCCGGCGAGTGA
- a CDS encoding glucose-6-phosphate isomerase produces MSVSVQAAGGSADSGGADLAGVAARLAAKDATLWGVAAQSEAAQRLGWLDLPRSSEALLPQLRDLRERVRVDGLDNVVLAGMGGSSLAPEVITRTAGADLTILDSTDPHQVARVLGDRIERTVVVVASKSGGTIETDSHRRAFEQAFRSAGLTDAEVARRIVVVTDPGSPLEKQARDAGYEVVLADPSVGGRYSALSAFGLTPSFLAGADVERLLADARVLAGQLGDDGNPGVVLGRAMGELAIAGRDKLVIADSDTGGNRIVGFGDWAEQLVAESTGKQGKGILPIVVEGTGAAGFRDAGDDAHLVVLGPGRPGYDATSVSGSLGAQFLLWEFATAVAGVVLGINPFDQPNVAESQENTQKLLDEAGDGPLPEGDPGLVDGAVEVHGDLTALGGPADLAGLLRGLLGTVPERGYLAVMAYLDREGDDDAFGLRERLAAAAGGRQVTFGWAPRFLHSTGQFHKGGPQVGVFLQVTGAVERDVEVPGRPFSFGRLEMAQALGDQRALAGRSRPVVRLHLTDRAAGVRQLLDAAASLEAAG; encoded by the coding sequence GTGAGCGTCTCCGTCCAGGCCGCCGGGGGGTCCGCCGACAGCGGCGGCGCCGATCTTGCCGGGGTCGCCGCCCGGCTGGCGGCCAAGGACGCGACCCTCTGGGGGGTCGCCGCCCAGTCCGAGGCCGCCCAGCGGCTCGGCTGGCTCGACCTGCCGCGGTCGTCGGAGGCGCTGCTCCCTCAGCTGCGCGACCTGCGCGAGCGGGTCCGGGTCGACGGTCTCGACAACGTGGTGCTCGCCGGCATGGGCGGGTCGTCTCTGGCGCCCGAGGTCATCACCCGCACGGCGGGCGCCGACCTGACGATCCTCGACAGCACCGACCCCCACCAGGTCGCCCGCGTGCTCGGCGACCGGATCGAGCGCACCGTCGTGGTCGTCGCCTCCAAGAGCGGCGGCACCATCGAGACCGACAGCCACCGGCGGGCGTTCGAGCAGGCCTTCCGGTCGGCCGGGCTCACCGACGCCGAGGTGGCCCGGCGGATCGTCGTCGTGACCGACCCCGGGTCGCCCCTGGAGAAGCAGGCACGGGACGCCGGCTACGAGGTGGTCCTCGCCGACCCGTCGGTCGGCGGTCGCTACAGCGCGCTCTCCGCCTTCGGGCTGACCCCGTCGTTCCTGGCCGGCGCCGACGTCGAGCGGCTGCTGGCCGACGCCCGGGTGCTCGCCGGGCAGCTCGGCGACGACGGCAACCCCGGCGTCGTGCTCGGCCGCGCGATGGGCGAGCTGGCCATCGCCGGCCGGGACAAGCTGGTGATCGCCGACAGCGACACCGGCGGCAACCGCATCGTCGGCTTCGGCGACTGGGCCGAGCAGCTCGTGGCCGAGTCGACCGGCAAGCAGGGCAAGGGCATCCTGCCGATCGTCGTCGAGGGCACCGGCGCCGCCGGCTTCCGCGACGCCGGCGACGACGCCCACCTGGTCGTGCTCGGCCCGGGCCGACCGGGCTACGACGCCACGTCGGTCAGCGGCTCGCTGGGCGCCCAGTTCCTGCTCTGGGAGTTCGCCACCGCGGTCGCCGGGGTGGTGCTCGGCATCAACCCGTTCGACCAGCCCAACGTCGCCGAGTCGCAGGAGAACACCCAGAAGCTGCTCGACGAGGCCGGCGACGGGCCGCTGCCCGAAGGTGACCCGGGGCTGGTCGACGGCGCCGTCGAGGTGCACGGCGACCTGACCGCCCTGGGTGGGCCGGCCGACCTTGCAGGCCTCCTGCGCGGTCTGCTCGGCACCGTCCCCGAGCGGGGCTACCTCGCCGTGATGGCCTACCTCGACCGCGAGGGCGACGACGACGCCTTCGGACTCCGTGAGCGGCTGGCCGCTGCGGCCGGCGGGCGTCAGGTCACGTTCGGGTGGGCGCCGCGGTTCCTGCACTCCACCGGCCAGTTCCACAAGGGCGGGCCGCAGGTGGGCGTGTTCCTCCAGGTGACCGGCGCGGTGGAGCGCGACGTCGAGGTCCCGGGCCGGCCGTTCTCGTTCGGCCGGCTCGAGATGGCGCAGGCGCTGGGCGACCAGCGGGCCCTGGCCGGCCGGTCGCGCCCCGTCGTCCGTCTGCACCTGACCGACCGGGCCGCCGGCGTGCGGCAGCTCCTCGACGCCGCGGCGTCCTTGGAGGCCGCCGGATGA
- the zwf gene encoding glucose-6-phosphate dehydrogenase encodes MTASYPPLRDLPEHETGDRPNPLRDVRDRRLPRVPGPCALVVFGVTGDLARKKLIPAVYDLANRGLLPPGFALLGFARRDWGDGDFEALAREAAEKGSRTGFREDVWQRLSDSIRFIPGSFDDDNAFDTLASTLVEMEESHGIQGNAAFYLSIPPAMFPVVLKQMQRTRMADNTERGGWRRVVVEKPFGHDLASGRALNELVDEVFTPQDVFRIDHYLGKETVQNLLALRFANTLFEPVWNGNYVDSVQITMAEDVGIGTRAGFYDSAGAARDVLQNHVLQLMALTAMEEPATFDAEAIRTEKVKVLGAISLPGTMEHYAVRGQYDQGWLGGMRVPSYLDEENVPKESTTETYAAVRLGVETRRWAGVPFYLRTGKRLPRRVTEIAVVFKKAPHLPFAATDTEELGNNQLVVRVQPDEGITMRFGSKVPGSSMEVRDVSMDFLYGEAFTESSPEAYERLLLDVLIGDATLFPRNEEVELSWGVIDPLEDFWAGTKPELYRAGEWGPKCSDDMLARDGRVWRRP; translated from the coding sequence ATGACGGCGAGCTACCCGCCGCTCCGCGACCTGCCGGAGCACGAGACGGGCGACCGGCCCAACCCGCTGCGCGACGTGCGGGACCGCCGGCTGCCGCGCGTGCCCGGACCGTGCGCGCTGGTCGTCTTCGGGGTCACCGGCGACCTCGCCCGCAAGAAGCTGATCCCCGCGGTCTACGACCTGGCGAACCGCGGTCTGCTGCCGCCGGGGTTCGCGCTGCTCGGCTTCGCCCGGCGTGACTGGGGCGACGGCGACTTCGAGGCACTCGCTCGCGAGGCGGCCGAGAAGGGCTCGCGGACCGGCTTCCGCGAGGATGTCTGGCAGCGGCTGTCCGACAGCATCCGCTTCATCCCCGGGTCCTTCGACGACGACAACGCCTTCGACACCTTGGCCTCGACGCTGGTCGAGATGGAGGAGTCGCACGGCATCCAGGGCAACGCCGCGTTCTACCTGTCCATCCCGCCGGCGATGTTCCCGGTGGTGCTCAAGCAGATGCAGCGCACCCGGATGGCCGACAACACCGAGCGCGGCGGCTGGCGGCGGGTCGTTGTCGAGAAGCCGTTCGGGCACGACCTGGCCAGTGGACGCGCGCTCAACGAGCTCGTCGACGAGGTGTTCACGCCCCAGGACGTCTTCCGCATCGACCACTACCTGGGCAAGGAGACGGTACAGAACCTGCTGGCCCTGCGCTTCGCCAACACGCTGTTCGAGCCGGTGTGGAACGGCAACTACGTGGACTCGGTGCAGATCACCATGGCCGAGGACGTCGGCATCGGGACCCGGGCCGGCTTCTACGACAGCGCGGGAGCGGCGCGGGACGTCCTGCAGAACCACGTCCTGCAGCTGATGGCGCTGACCGCGATGGAGGAGCCGGCCACCTTCGACGCCGAGGCGATCCGCACCGAGAAGGTCAAGGTGCTCGGCGCGATCTCGCTGCCGGGGACGATGGAGCACTACGCCGTCCGCGGGCAGTACGACCAGGGCTGGCTCGGCGGGATGCGCGTGCCCTCGTACCTCGACGAGGAGAACGTCCCCAAGGAATCGACGACGGAGACCTATGCCGCCGTGCGGCTCGGGGTCGAGACCCGCCGGTGGGCGGGTGTCCCGTTCTACCTCCGCACCGGCAAGCGCCTTCCGCGCCGGGTCACCGAGATCGCCGTGGTGTTCAAGAAGGCGCCGCACCTGCCCTTCGCCGCCACCGACACCGAGGAGCTCGGCAACAACCAGCTGGTGGTCCGCGTCCAGCCCGACGAGGGCATCACGATGCGCTTCGGCTCCAAGGTGCCCGGCTCGTCGATGGAGGTGCGCGACGTCTCGATGGACTTCCTCTACGGCGAGGCGTTCACCGAGTCGTCCCCGGAGGCGTACGAGCGCCTGCTGCTGGACGTGCTGATCGGTGACGCGACCCTCTTCCCGCGCAACGAGGAGGTCGAGCTGTCCTGGGGGGTCATCGACCCGCTCGAGGACTTCTGGGCCGGCACCAAGCCCGAGCTCTACCGGGCCGGCGAGTGGGGCCCGAAGTGCTCCGACGACATGCTGGCGCGCGACGGCCGGGTCTGGAGGCGACCATGA
- a CDS encoding glucose-6-phosphate dehydrogenase assembly protein OpcA, translating to MTTILWDTNGTEIVKTLAAERRTAGALASGLALTLVVIADEKHVDEAREAATQAAAAHPCRLLVVVRRKVDADDRLDAEVQVGGQMGANESVVMRMYGRLTLHAESVVLPLLASDAPVVTWWHGDTPEKLAYDALAVQASRRVTDVSTAEDPLAALRQRAKDYAPGDTDLAWTRCTPWRALLASGLDDVAAVPTSAEVMAEPKNASAALLAGWLTARLGVKVKQVPSRGPGITGAEVRFGRNDVLRIDRPDGYLATLSRTGMSDRQLPLKRRSLGDLLAEELRRLDADQPYADALSAVTGDKGLDGRPAKREHVWRDPMRPAARRTAGKSATKSTAKKRTTTTTAKKTTAKKPAKTTASRSSGRGRRS from the coding sequence ATGACGACCATCCTGTGGGACACCAACGGCACCGAGATCGTCAAGACACTCGCCGCCGAGCGCCGGACGGCCGGCGCGCTCGCCTCCGGTCTCGCGCTCACCCTGGTCGTCATCGCCGACGAGAAGCACGTCGACGAGGCCCGGGAGGCCGCCACTCAGGCCGCCGCCGCCCACCCGTGCCGCCTGCTGGTGGTCGTGCGCCGCAAGGTCGACGCCGACGACCGGCTCGACGCCGAGGTCCAGGTCGGCGGCCAGATGGGCGCCAACGAGTCGGTGGTCATGCGGATGTACGGCCGGCTGACCCTGCACGCCGAGTCGGTGGTCCTGCCGCTGCTCGCCTCGGACGCACCTGTGGTGACCTGGTGGCACGGGGACACCCCCGAGAAGCTCGCCTACGACGCCCTGGCCGTGCAGGCTTCGCGCCGGGTGACCGACGTCTCGACGGCGGAGGACCCGCTGGCCGCCCTCCGGCAGCGGGCGAAGGACTACGCCCCCGGCGACACCGACCTGGCCTGGACCCGGTGCACACCGTGGCGGGCGCTGCTCGCCTCCGGGCTGGACGACGTGGCTGCCGTGCCGACGTCCGCCGAGGTGATGGCCGAGCCGAAGAACGCGAGCGCCGCGCTGCTCGCCGGCTGGCTGACCGCCCGGCTCGGCGTGAAGGTCAAGCAGGTTCCCTCGAGGGGCCCGGGGATCACCGGCGCCGAGGTGCGCTTCGGCCGCAACGACGTCCTCCGCATCGACCGGCCGGACGGCTACCTGGCGACGCTGTCGCGCACCGGGATGTCCGACCGGCAGCTGCCGCTGAAGCGCCGGTCGCTGGGCGACCTGCTCGCGGAGGAGCTGCGCCGGCTGGACGCCGACCAGCCCTACGCCGACGCCCTGTCCGCCGTGACCGGCGACAAGGGGCTGGACGGGCGCCCGGCCAAGCGGGAGCACGTGTGGCGCGACCCGATGCGTCCGGCTGCGCGACGTACCGCCGGCAAGTCGGCCACCAAGAGCACGGCGAAGAAGCGGACCACCACGACCACGGCGAAGAAGACGACGGCGAAGAAACCGGCGAAGACTACCGCGTCCAGGTCGAGCGGCCGGGGCCGCCGCTCATGA
- the pgl gene encoding 6-phosphogluconolactonase codes for MSTPTVLVHRDPQELAAAVAARLLTRLVDVQSARGAASLVLTGGSIARGVLEAVRDSPARGAVDWRRLDLWWGDERFLPSGDPERNETDARAALLDAVPLDPARVHPMPPSDGPDGDDPEAAAARYAAELAAAARPEDHADAPAFDVCLLGVGPDGHIASLFPGMPALYDDRTVVAVRGAPKPPPTRISLTLPVIQGSREVWAVVAGEDKAAAVTMALSGAGETQLPAAGAGGRDRTLWLLDRGAAGTLPARLGRIASP; via the coding sequence ATGAGCACCCCCACCGTGCTGGTCCACCGCGACCCGCAGGAGCTGGCCGCGGCGGTCGCCGCCCGGCTGCTGACCCGGCTGGTCGACGTCCAGTCCGCGCGCGGTGCTGCGTCGCTGGTGCTCACCGGCGGGTCGATCGCGCGCGGTGTCCTCGAGGCCGTCCGAGACTCGCCCGCCCGCGGCGCCGTGGACTGGCGCCGCCTCGACCTGTGGTGGGGCGACGAGCGCTTCCTGCCGTCGGGCGACCCCGAGCGCAACGAGACCGACGCCCGCGCGGCGCTGCTCGACGCGGTGCCCCTCGACCCGGCGCGGGTGCACCCCATGCCGCCCTCCGACGGCCCGGACGGCGACGACCCGGAGGCAGCCGCGGCCCGCTACGCCGCGGAGCTCGCAGCGGCAGCGCGGCCAGAGGACCACGCCGACGCACCGGCGTTCGACGTCTGCCTGCTGGGTGTCGGACCCGACGGGCACATCGCCTCGCTCTTCCCGGGCATGCCGGCGCTCTACGACGACCGCACCGTGGTGGCGGTGCGTGGGGCGCCGAAGCCGCCGCCGACCCGCATCTCGCTGACCCTGCCGGTCATCCAGGGGTCGCGCGAGGTGTGGGCGGTCGTCGCCGGCGAGGACAAGGCCGCGGCGGTCACCATGGCGCTCTCGGGAGCCGGCGAGACCCAGCTGCCGGCGGCCGGTGCCGGCGGCCGCGACCGCACCCTGTGGCTGCTCGACCGCGGGGCTGCCGGCACGCTGCCGGCGCGACTCGGCCGCATCGCCTCTCCCTGA
- a CDS encoding phosphatase PAP2 family protein, which translates to MPTAAHVASGGRSTTAGQTPVSRPTPVSPRRHDWRAVPRELAVVGGGAVLYFGVRGLTEGDVAAANRHARQLVELEQALGIHAEEAVQEPVARSDTLTAVMNWIYIWGHWPVIIATLLWLVLSHPTVYARTRDAMLLSGAVGMVIFALWPVAPPRLADLGLVDTVTEYSRSYRVLQPPAFTNQYAAMPSLHVGWDLLIGLAIVVAASRLWVRVIGGLLPMLMGWAVVATANHFVLDAAVGVLLVLVSLRLVTRRPSVTSRLRRRATGAGASHPRPTPGAPT; encoded by the coding sequence ATGCCAACCGCCGCACACGTGGCGTCCGGGGGCCGGTCGACGACGGCCGGGCAGACACCGGTCAGCCGACCCACACCGGTCTCGCCGCGGCGGCACGACTGGCGTGCGGTGCCCCGCGAGCTCGCAGTGGTCGGCGGAGGGGCCGTCCTCTACTTCGGCGTGCGTGGACTCACCGAGGGCGACGTGGCTGCGGCGAACCGTCACGCGCGTCAGCTGGTCGAGCTCGAGCAGGCACTGGGGATCCACGCCGAGGAGGCGGTCCAGGAGCCGGTCGCGCGATCGGACACCCTCACCGCGGTGATGAACTGGATCTACATCTGGGGCCACTGGCCGGTGATCATCGCCACGCTGCTGTGGCTCGTGCTCTCCCACCCGACCGTGTACGCCCGCACACGCGACGCCATGCTCCTCTCGGGCGCCGTAGGGATGGTGATCTTCGCCCTGTGGCCGGTCGCACCACCGCGGCTCGCCGACCTCGGCCTGGTCGACACCGTCACCGAGTACTCGCGCTCCTACCGCGTCCTGCAACCGCCTGCGTTCACCAACCAGTACGCCGCCATGCCCAGCCTCCACGTCGGGTGGGACCTGCTCATCGGGCTGGCGATCGTCGTCGCGGCCAGCCGGCTGTGGGTGCGGGTCATCGGCGGCCTGCTGCCGATGCTCATGGGGTGGGCCGTGGTCGCCACCGCGAACCACTTCGTGCTCGACGCCGCCGTCGGCGTGCTCCTCGTCCTGGTCAGCCTCCGGCTGGTCACCCGTCGGCCGAGCGTGACCAGCCGGCTGCGACGACGGGCGACCGGTGCCGGTGCGTCCCATCCCCGGCCCACGCCCGGGGCACCGACGTGA
- a CDS encoding AI-2E family transporter, protein MSRHRAEPPADSRAEFAWRVRETAVVAVLAVLVLLTLLWALEQLRGLLVLVVFSLFLGFALEPAVDRLARRGWSRGQATMAIYLVLLVVGAAFAAIMGTLVARQVADLVDALPAYSHQVADYLETELGVDISSQDVARTAGRTSDLVGSLVGGAFGLGATVLGVLFQVLTVATLTFFFAKDGPLLRRSVCSLLPAPRQEEVLRAWEIAIDRTAGYVYYRSALAVISAVVHAIALTVLDVPFAVTLAIWVGLVSQFIPTIGTYLAGTLPVAVALGESPRTALLTLAFIVVYQQVENYILSPPLSAHTMRVHPALGLVAAIAGVALVGPIGALLALPVVATAQSVVSAYLTRHEVVSNELVDEIDDSGDDGRIEGGAA, encoded by the coding sequence GTGAGTCGGCACCGGGCCGAGCCTCCGGCGGACAGCCGCGCCGAGTTCGCCTGGCGGGTCCGCGAGACGGCGGTGGTGGCCGTCCTGGCCGTTCTGGTCCTGCTCACGCTGCTCTGGGCGCTGGAGCAGCTGCGCGGACTGCTCGTCCTCGTGGTCTTCAGCCTCTTCCTCGGCTTCGCGCTGGAACCGGCGGTCGACCGTCTGGCCCGCCGCGGCTGGTCGCGGGGTCAGGCGACCATGGCCATCTACCTCGTCCTCCTCGTTGTCGGGGCGGCCTTCGCGGCGATCATGGGGACGCTGGTGGCGCGCCAGGTCGCCGACCTCGTGGATGCGCTTCCCGCCTACAGCCACCAGGTCGCCGACTACCTCGAGACCGAGCTCGGCGTCGACATCAGCAGTCAGGACGTGGCGCGGACCGCGGGCCGGACCAGCGACCTGGTGGGCTCCCTCGTCGGCGGGGCGTTCGGTCTCGGGGCGACCGTACTCGGCGTCCTCTTCCAGGTCCTCACCGTCGCGACGCTGACCTTCTTCTTCGCCAAGGACGGGCCGCTGCTCCGCAGGTCGGTCTGCTCCCTGCTGCCGGCCCCACGGCAGGAGGAGGTGCTGCGGGCGTGGGAGATCGCCATCGACCGCACCGCCGGGTACGTCTACTACCGCAGCGCACTGGCCGTGATCTCGGCCGTGGTCCATGCCATCGCTCTCACGGTGCTCGACGTGCCGTTCGCCGTGACCCTCGCCATCTGGGTCGGTCTCGTCTCCCAGTTCATCCCCACCATCGGGACCTATCTGGCCGGGACACTTCCCGTCGCCGTGGCGCTCGGCGAGTCCCCGCGTACGGCCCTGCTCACTCTGGCGTTCATCGTGGTCTACCAGCAGGTGGAGAACTACATCCTGTCGCCGCCGCTGAGCGCCCACACCATGCGCGTGCACCCGGCGCTGGGCCTCGTGGCCGCGATCGCCGGCGTTGCCCTGGTCGGGCCCATCGGAGCACTGCTCGCACTGCCCGTCGTGGCCACCGCCCAGTCGGTGGTGTCGGCCTATCTCACCCGCCACGAGGTGGTGTCCAACGAGCTGGTCGACGAGATCGACGACAGCGGCGATGACGGCCGCATCGAGGGCGGTGCCGCATGA
- a CDS encoding beta-propeller domain-containing protein: MDRRRTLVASALAAVAVLGLGGVQLLPSTAPEARAAGLVAYGSCAEMLTHYRTELAATVTAWGVGGGGWPVAAARDSAATADSEGASGDAVGSGPTGTNLQEQGIDEPDLVKLADGRLVVLTGDRLRVLSAAPEPVVLGSVQVGDGRSYGGELLLDGDRALVVVPSYRDDAVEPTVTVDGTGDVDTRLFRPGTPTTRLVLVDLTDQPPRVLEQAVLDGQYVSARLVGGTVRLVTTSRPSLPMTYPMRPGDARESRALAVNRAIVADLALDDVLPQVERRGADGRVLESGPAVSCQETSHARSAAGAATLLISTLRPGDDLAATDRTAVTTDGDLVYAAADRLYVATSRWGTTAVGGPAVGGPAVDFAVPGGRRGTADAAGSAVADEVSTELHAFDTTGSTSTGYVGTGTVPGYVMGRWALSRHEGDLRVATTRQPPWEGDRARDTSSIVVRLAEDDGRLVETGRLEGLGRTEQIRAVRYFGDIAAVVTFRQTDPLYLLDLSGRPRVLGELKVPGFSTYLHPVGDDLLLGLGEDADADGRITGMQLSLFDVSDLSAPRRVDRLHLGPGWSPALDDSRAFTFDPGRRQATFAFASYGDPSGRYRDEALAVTVDGDRLRLAGRMDLAPGSWSTRVLTDGDLVFAVGEAGVVAGDAATMAPTGSVPLG; the protein is encoded by the coding sequence ATGGACCGACGCAGGACGCTCGTGGCAAGCGCGCTGGCGGCCGTCGCCGTGCTGGGCCTGGGCGGTGTCCAGCTGCTGCCCTCGACCGCTCCGGAGGCACGTGCCGCGGGGCTGGTCGCCTACGGCAGCTGCGCCGAGATGCTCACCCACTACCGGACCGAGCTCGCCGCCACGGTCACCGCCTGGGGTGTCGGCGGCGGCGGCTGGCCGGTCGCGGCGGCCCGCGACTCCGCCGCGACGGCCGACTCCGAGGGCGCCTCCGGCGACGCTGTCGGCAGCGGACCCACGGGCACCAACTTGCAGGAGCAGGGCATCGACGAGCCGGACCTCGTCAAGCTCGCCGACGGTCGCCTCGTCGTCCTCACCGGCGACCGGCTACGCGTGCTGAGCGCCGCCCCGGAGCCGGTCGTGCTGGGGTCGGTGCAGGTGGGCGACGGGCGGTCGTACGGCGGTGAGCTGCTCCTCGACGGTGACCGCGCGCTGGTCGTCGTGCCGTCGTACCGCGACGACGCGGTCGAGCCGACCGTCACGGTCGACGGGACCGGCGACGTCGACACGCGCCTGTTCCGGCCGGGGACCCCGACGACCCGTCTGGTGCTGGTCGACCTGACGGACCAGCCGCCGCGGGTGCTCGAGCAGGCGGTCCTGGACGGGCAGTACGTCAGCGCCCGGCTGGTCGGCGGGACCGTGCGCCTGGTCACGACCTCGCGGCCGAGCCTGCCCATGACCTACCCGATGCGCCCTGGCGACGCGCGCGAGTCCCGGGCACTGGCCGTCAACCGGGCGATCGTCGCCGACCTCGCGCTGGACGACGTGCTCCCCCAGGTCGAGCGCCGCGGCGCCGACGGCCGGGTGCTCGAGAGCGGCCCGGCCGTGAGCTGCCAGGAGACGTCCCACGCCCGCAGCGCGGCCGGTGCGGCCACCCTGCTGATCAGCACGCTGCGCCCCGGCGACGACCTCGCGGCGACCGACCGCACCGCCGTCACCACGGACGGGGACCTGGTCTATGCCGCTGCGGACCGCCTCTACGTCGCCACCAGCCGCTGGGGCACCACGGCGGTCGGCGGGCCGGCGGTCGGCGGGCCGGCGGTCGACTTTGCCGTCCCCGGGGGCCGCCGCGGCACCGCCGACGCCGCCGGCAGCGCCGTCGCCGACGAGGTGAGCACCGAGCTGCACGCGTTCGACACGACGGGGTCCACCAGCACCGGCTACGTCGGCACCGGGACGGTGCCCGGCTACGTCATGGGCCGCTGGGCGCTCTCCCGCCACGAGGGTGACCTGCGGGTCGCCACGACCCGGCAGCCGCCATGGGAGGGCGACCGGGCCCGCGACACGTCGTCGATCGTTGTCCGCCTCGCCGAGGACGACGGGCGGCTGGTGGAGACCGGCCGGCTCGAGGGGCTGGGCCGCACCGAGCAGATCCGGGCGGTGCGCTACTTCGGCGACATCGCCGCCGTCGTGACCTTCCGTCAGACCGACCCGCTCTACCTGCTCGACCTCTCGGGCCGGCCCCGGGTGCTCGGCGAGCTGAAGGTCCCCGGGTTCTCCACCTACCTGCACCCGGTCGGGGACGACCTGCTGCTCGGCCTGGGAGAGGACGCGGACGCCGACGGCCGGATCACCGGCATGCAGCTCTCTCTCTTCGACGTCTCGGACCTCTCGGCGCCACGGCGGGTCGACCGGCTGCACCTCGGCCCGGGCTGGTCACCCGCCCTGGACGACAGCCGCGCCTTCACGTTCGACCCCGGCCGGCGCCAGGCGACGTTCGCCTTTGCGTCCTACGGCGACCCCTCGGGCAGGTACCGGGACGAGGCCCTCGCCGTCACGGTCGACGGCGACCGGCTGCGGCTGGCCGGCCGGATGGACCTCGCGCCGGGCAGCTGGTCGACCCGGGTGCTGACCGACGGCGACCTCGTCTTCGCCGTCGGCGAGGCCGGGGTGGTGGCCGGTGACGCAGCGACGATGGCGCCGACCGGGTCGGTCCCTCTCGGGTGA
- a CDS encoding VOC family protein, which yields MTESATDLPPPTLGPLTHVALTVRDLSVSVPWYERLVGSGPVLDEDTGPFHHVVFAVGGTLLGLHLFPGDEGADEFDPRRPGLDHVAFLSPDRATLDAWRDRLTGLGIVTGEVVDAHYGSGLAFKDPDGLALEIFAAAG from the coding sequence ATGACCGAGAGCGCCACCGACCTCCCGCCGCCCACCCTCGGGCCTCTCACGCACGTGGCGCTCACCGTGCGCGACCTGTCCGTGAGCGTCCCGTGGTACGAGCGGTTGGTCGGCTCCGGCCCGGTGCTCGACGAGGACACCGGACCCTTCCACCACGTGGTCTTCGCGGTCGGGGGGACCTTGCTCGGTCTGCACCTCTTCCCCGGGGATGAAGGCGCCGACGAGTTCGACCCGCGGCGGCCGGGGCTCGACCACGTCGCGTTCCTGTCGCCCGACCGGGCCACTCTCGACGCGTGGCGGGACCGGCTCACCGGGCTCGGGATCGTGACCGGTGAGGTCGTCGACGCGCACTACGGGTCCGGCCTGGCCTTCAAGGACCCCGACGGTCTCGCCCTCGAGATCTTCGCGGCGGCGGGCTGA